Proteins from a single region of Cytophagaceae bacterium:
- a CDS encoding glycoside hydrolase family 88 protein produces the protein MKKILTLSLIILPMAMFAQRNVTNANDSNTPLHLLQPDYPIPYGIPKTEEVKASLDRVFNYLNGVTPMAFVDSKTGEEINDLSKISATTALKKGDYRLVSYEWGVTYAAMLAATKATGDKKYKNYTLERLKFISNAAPYFKKTSEEHADWATAGPLRGLIAPRALDDCGAMCTAILKTKMSGENLDAKLLIDTHIDYILNKEHRLKDGTLARMRPQADALWLDDMFMGVPAIANMGKYTGQKKYYDEAVKQIQLFHSKMFNKEKGVYMHGWIEGMSEHPQFHWARANGWAILTKIEVLDVLPANHPGRPIIIKMLKDHIRGLARYQSGSGFWHQLLDREDSYLETSATAIYTYCIAHAINQGWIDKMAYSPMVMLGWNAVSTIINEKGQVEGTCVGTGMGFDTAFYYHRPVSPFAAHGYGPTIFAASEIINLLNNNKFEINDSSVQWKK, from the coding sequence ATGAAAAAAATATTAACTCTCAGTCTGATAATTCTACCTATGGCAATGTTTGCTCAAAGAAATGTAACCAATGCCAATGATAGCAATACACCTCTTCACCTTTTGCAACCCGACTACCCTATCCCATACGGAATCCCGAAAACCGAAGAAGTTAAAGCCTCACTTGACCGGGTATTCAATTACCTCAATGGAGTTACTCCTATGGCATTTGTAGATTCAAAAACCGGAGAAGAAATTAATGATTTATCCAAAATTTCGGCTACCACTGCTCTCAAAAAAGGTGATTACAGGCTCGTAAGCTACGAATGGGGCGTAACCTATGCCGCCATGCTGGCCGCCACAAAAGCTACAGGTGACAAAAAGTATAAAAACTATACACTTGAAAGATTAAAGTTTATCAGCAATGCAGCCCCATATTTCAAGAAAACCTCGGAAGAACATGCCGACTGGGCCACCGCCGGTCCACTTCGTGGCTTGATAGCTCCAAGAGCTCTTGACGACTGTGGGGCCATGTGTACGGCCATTTTGAAAACTAAAATGAGCGGAGAAAATCTTGATGCTAAGCTACTGATTGATACCCACATAGATTATATTTTAAACAAAGAACATCGCCTAAAGGACGGTACACTTGCACGAATGCGTCCACAGGCTGATGCACTCTGGCTTGATGATATGTTTATGGGTGTGCCGGCCATCGCCAATATGGGAAAATACACCGGTCAGAAAAAATATTATGATGAAGCTGTGAAACAAATTCAACTATTTCATAGTAAGATGTTTAACAAAGAAAAGGGTGTATATATGCACGGCTGGATTGAAGGCATGAGCGAGCATCCGCAGTTTCATTGGGCAAGAGCTAATGGTTGGGCGATTTTGACCAAGATTGAAGTATTGGATGTACTTCCGGCCAATCATCCTGGCAGACCTATAATTATCAAAATGCTGAAAGACCATATCCGTGGTCTGGCAAGATACCAGTCCGGCTCAGGCTTTTGGCATCAACTGCTCGATAGGGAAGATTCCTACCTGGAAACTTCAGCAACGGCCATTTACACCTACTGCATAGCTCACGCTATCAACCAGGGATGGATCGATAAAATGGCTTACTCGCCGATGGTCATGCTGGGCTGGAATGCCGTTTCAACCATAATCAACGAAAAAGGACAAGTAGAAGGTACCTGCGTTGGTACCGGAATGGGCTTTGACACGGCGTTTTACTATCACCGTCCGGTTAGTCCATTTGCTGCACACGGATACGGCCCAACGATTTTCGCAGCATCAGAAATCATTAACTTACTCAACAACAATAAGTTTGAGATCAACGACAGCTCGGTACAATGGAAGAAATGA
- a CDS encoding Ldh family oxidoreductase produces MHFEYGVLFEKITNLFQSHGLDPEKSASIARILTEGELLGHTTHGLALVKPYLEELENGQMERNGSFEVINTTNTTQTWYGRYLPGTWLTEKAIETAIEMAKSEGVGTVVIQKSHHIACLAAFLEVVARKNLMVIIACSDPRNKTVAPFGGKIPVYSPNPLAIGIPTEGDPILIDVSISATANAVVNRAAKNQELLGGNWLLKPDGTASSDPQSFFENPPSTILPLGGMDLGYKGFALGILIEAMTSALGGYGRKDNPERWGASVFIQVIDPGKFAGEIAFLAEMENFRNQCLASGENVRMPGANGLKNKEMLLKNGILLSDEIVKLFFA; encoded by the coding sequence ATGCATTTTGAATACGGTGTTCTGTTTGAAAAAATCACCAATCTTTTCCAATCACATGGCCTTGACCCTGAAAAATCAGCGAGCATCGCCCGAATCCTGACTGAAGGCGAGTTGCTAGGGCATACTACTCATGGTTTGGCTTTGGTTAAGCCTTATCTTGAAGAATTGGAAAATGGTCAAATGGAAAGAAATGGAAGCTTTGAAGTAATAAATACCACTAACACGACACAAACCTGGTATGGCCGGTATCTTCCCGGTACATGGCTCACTGAAAAGGCGATCGAAACCGCAATCGAAATGGCAAAAAGTGAAGGGGTAGGGACTGTGGTAATCCAGAAATCTCATCATATTGCCTGTTTGGCTGCATTTTTGGAAGTTGTTGCCCGCAAAAATTTGATGGTGATAATCGCCTGTTCTGATCCCAGAAACAAAACTGTGGCACCTTTTGGCGGTAAAATTCCGGTTTATTCTCCTAATCCATTGGCCATTGGAATTCCAACCGAAGGTGATCCGATTTTGATAGATGTGAGTATTTCAGCCACAGCCAATGCGGTGGTTAACCGGGCAGCTAAAAATCAAGAACTGTTAGGAGGAAACTGGCTTCTGAAACCCGATGGAACCGCCAGCAGTGACCCCCAATCCTTTTTTGAAAATCCACCATCTACCATTTTGCCGCTCGGTGGAATGGATTTGGGCTATAAAGGCTTTGCCCTGGGCATCCTGATTGAAGCCATGACCAGTGCATTGGGTGGTTATGGACGAAAAGATAATCCTGAAAGATGGGGAGCATCGGTTTTTATTCAGGTAATTGACCCCGGAAAATTTGCCGGTGAAATTGCATTTTTAGCCGAAATGGAGAATTTCAGGAATCAATGTTTGGCCTCAGGTGAAAATGTAAGAATGCCGGGGGCAAATGGCTTAAAAAATAAGGAGATGCTTTTGAAAAATGGCATCCTGTTATCTGATGAAATAGTTAAATTATTTTTTGCTTGA
- a CDS encoding DUF4097 family beta strand repeat protein, producing MKKKLKILLTTILFGLMTQAWAQTTLQVANRHFEKDFEQIKALKLDAEKADIEIIVWNKSKVSLSADLSAKHPEKNTAAHDLNFLKLAIDVKNGVLHTRNYILLSQKDQKPESNFKTKYVIRIPAGLEMELKNSFGKINISGETKKLTLNSEFCINSLSKISGNTKIQTKYGEVKIDEIEGTTNIKTERTNLSLRAFSGNISIVSFYGEILLNGPKEVQNLTLNADKSEIKLIAIPIKKLALNLSTIFGQIITPTEMGKVKMTKKTAQLIFNSNEKSSMNITNKSGNITLEKL from the coding sequence ATGAAAAAGAAATTAAAAATATTATTAACGACAATTTTGTTTGGACTTATGACTCAGGCCTGGGCACAAACCACGCTCCAGGTGGCTAACAGGCACTTTGAAAAAGATTTTGAGCAAATAAAAGCCTTGAAATTAGATGCTGAAAAAGCTGATATTGAAATAATAGTGTGGAATAAATCGAAAGTGAGCCTAAGTGCCGATCTCAGTGCAAAGCACCCAGAAAAAAATACTGCTGCCCATGACCTCAACTTTTTGAAACTTGCTATCGATGTAAAAAACGGGGTTCTACACACTAGAAATTACATTTTACTAAGCCAAAAAGACCAAAAGCCAGAATCAAACTTTAAAACAAAATATGTAATAAGAATTCCGGCAGGATTGGAAATGGAGCTAAAAAATAGTTTTGGAAAAATCAATATTTCAGGCGAGACAAAAAAGCTGACCCTCAATTCTGAATTCTGTATCAATTCTTTGAGCAAAATTTCAGGAAATACTAAAATCCAAACAAAATATGGAGAAGTAAAAATTGATGAAATTGAAGGGACAACAAATATTAAAACCGAACGAACAAACCTTTCATTAAGAGCTTTTTCAGGCAATATTTCGATAGTTTCTTTTTATGGAGAAATCCTTTTAAATGGCCCAAAAGAGGTTCAAAATCTCACACTTAATGCCGACAAGTCAGAAATCAAGCTCATTGCCATCCCAATCAAAAAATTAGCTCTAAATCTAAGTACAATTTTCGGTCAAATTATTACTCCAACAGAAATGGGAAAGGTAAAAATGACAAAAAAAACAGCTCAACTAATATTTAATTCGAATGAAAAATCAAGTATGAATATCACAAACAAGTCAGGCAATATCACACTCGAAAAACTATGA
- a CDS encoding LytTR family transcriptional regulator DNA-binding domain-containing protein, whose amino-acid sequence MISINTIHVGSRTYLSPDEIEFIQADFSYSHIFLKNGRRILVSTNLQKLQERFGENMVRVHRSFLINPLAELTIYEKEFVSKSGNKGLISRRMGKNINLRS is encoded by the coding sequence ATGATTTCAATTAATACTATTCATGTGGGTTCCAGAACCTACCTGTCGCCTGATGAAATAGAATTCATCCAGGCCGATTTTAGCTATTCTCATATTTTTCTGAAAAACGGAAGAAGAATCCTGGTCTCCACCAATCTTCAAAAACTTCAGGAGCGTTTTGGCGAAAATATGGTGCGGGTTCATCGCAGTTTTTTGATTAATCCCTTAGCTGAACTTACGATTTATGAAAAGGAATTTGTTAGTAAATCCGGAAATAAGGGGCTGATTAGCAGGAGAATGGGTAAGAATATAAATTTAAGATCATGA
- a CDS encoding histidine kinase, which translates to MKNSIFIFLLFVFFQAKSQDCFRSTDNKPFNAISQVLLYADTTGQLSKEKISAKKFMPLNSFQIPRLLGEEFRYNFYLKFCIENPKNIIDTLLMSSGVVKQQEIWKFTSGKWVQTGFTKQSLPENKRPYRFDQKFLKVVLLPKERAVFLLKFNDLTGKEFEINPLVLTAGEEAKIKLKDLYDNRLPMFTNTAMYSILFYILIMAMALYYFLRQRFLVYYALYLISMLLFNIYGFSYSPFIVTPLNFSEILNIDLRQNFYILCTQIFYMLFLSEFLEVNSRGTQNQKSFFRIIIPAFIFLLIVELFLSLILKRYDWQFYNTLISELLILVVSIYLIINLFKWKNLYTPPLLKAASIVLFLGVIFGFISSTLGFSKTSSSILLYYPNYVFNLAVLAEVILYTMAILQQFFQTKTEQIRLQQQYAMSELSLLRSQINPHFLFNTLNSIKNYIIRKDTNQATEYLTEFSDLIRAILEKSREHIISLNEELVFCEHYLRLEQKRAEGKFKYFIDRDLIIDLSATNVPAFILQPFLENAIKHGFNNLNKQGFIKISIFKKSNDLSVVIEDNGIGREEATKNRPAGHQSMGEQLITNRINLISEIYNWSIKVEIEDLKNPTGTKVNIRIPDLR; encoded by the coding sequence TTGAAAAATAGCATTTTCATATTTCTGTTGTTTGTATTTTTTCAGGCAAAATCTCAGGATTGTTTCAGGAGTACTGACAACAAGCCATTTAATGCTATTTCCCAAGTTTTACTTTATGCCGATACTACGGGCCAACTTTCAAAAGAAAAGATTTCCGCCAAAAAATTCATGCCTTTAAATTCATTTCAGATTCCACGGCTTTTGGGTGAGGAATTCAGGTACAATTTTTACCTTAAATTTTGTATCGAAAATCCCAAAAACATCATTGATACCCTGTTAATGAGTTCCGGGGTGGTTAAGCAACAGGAAATCTGGAAGTTTACAAGTGGAAAATGGGTGCAAACAGGATTTACAAAACAGAGCCTTCCGGAGAATAAGAGGCCATACCGATTTGACCAAAAATTTCTGAAAGTAGTCCTTTTACCCAAAGAAAGGGCAGTTTTTTTGTTGAAATTCAATGATTTGACCGGAAAAGAATTTGAAATAAATCCTTTGGTATTAACAGCTGGAGAGGAAGCTAAAATAAAGCTCAAAGATCTGTATGACAATAGGTTACCGATGTTTACCAATACCGCCATGTATAGCATTTTGTTTTACATTTTGATCATGGCGATGGCCCTTTATTATTTTCTCAGGCAAAGGTTTCTGGTTTATTATGCACTATATCTTATTTCCATGTTGCTCTTCAATATTTATGGATTCAGTTATTCGCCCTTTATCGTAACACCCTTGAATTTTTCGGAAATCTTAAATATCGATCTCAGGCAAAATTTCTATATCCTTTGTACGCAGATTTTCTACATGCTTTTTTTGAGTGAATTTTTGGAAGTAAACAGTCGGGGAACGCAAAATCAGAAGTCATTTTTCAGAATTATTATTCCGGCGTTTATTTTTCTGCTAATTGTAGAATTGTTTTTGAGTTTGATTTTAAAAAGGTATGATTGGCAGTTTTACAATACCCTTATCTCCGAATTGTTAATTCTGGTAGTGAGTATTTATTTGATTATCAATCTTTTTAAATGGAAAAACCTCTACACGCCACCGTTGTTAAAGGCTGCAAGTATCGTTTTGTTTTTGGGGGTTATCTTTGGATTTATTTCCAGCACCTTAGGTTTTTCAAAAACCTCTTCCAGTATTTTGTTGTACTATCCCAATTATGTTTTCAATTTAGCAGTACTGGCCGAAGTGATTTTATATACAATGGCCATTTTGCAACAGTTTTTTCAAACCAAAACTGAGCAAATAAGACTGCAACAACAATATGCCATGTCGGAGCTCAGCTTGCTGCGATCGCAAATAAACCCTCATTTTTTGTTTAATACACTCAACTCTATCAAAAATTATATAATCAGAAAAGATACCAATCAGGCCACGGAATACCTGACCGAATTCTCGGATTTGATACGGGCAATTTTGGAAAAAAGCAGGGAGCATATTATCAGCCTCAACGAAGAACTGGTATTTTGTGAACACTATCTGAGACTCGAACAAAAACGGGCAGAAGGAAAATTTAAGTATTTCATTGACAGGGATTTAATTATTGACTTGTCGGCCACAAATGTACCTGCATTTATTTTGCAACCCTTTCTGGAAAATGCCATAAAACATGGTTTTAACAATTTAAATAAGCAGGGATTTATAAAAATTTCTATTTTCAAAAAAAGTAATGACTTGTCTGTCGTAATCGAAGACAACGGTATTGGCCGCGAAGAAGCCACCAAAAACAGGCCGGCGGGGCATCAGTCTATGGGTGAGCAGCTGATTACCAATCGCATAAATCTGATTTCTGAAATTTACAATTGGTCAATAAAAGTAGAAATAGAAGACCTGAAAAATCCTACAGGCACAAAAGTCAATATCAGAATCCCTGACTTACGTTAA
- a CDS encoding response regulator transcription factor, protein MITALLLDDETTNLEILSHDLATYCPEIKIEKATTSSTEALQFLATNKIDVVFLDVTMPQMSGFDFLLCQKSIDYQVVFVTAHQEYALSAFDFYAVDYLVKPVSSQKLMRAVERLKEKIGSSRNLENIGPRLEGIKSHHLRSGHIAVPNTEGFEMIDQEEINYLQAWGNYTTIYLTNREIVVSKNLGEFEKILDDSKFIRIHNSAVVQIKKIKKYIRGDGGQVVMTDGKTLSVSRINKPKLLSLILVDNNSIR, encoded by the coding sequence ATGATAACCGCTTTACTGCTCGACGACGAAACCACTAATCTCGAAATTTTGTCGCATGATCTTGCTACCTATTGTCCGGAGATAAAAATTGAGAAGGCTACCACCAGCTCTACCGAAGCATTACAGTTTTTGGCCACTAACAAAATCGATGTGGTTTTTTTAGATGTCACTATGCCTCAAATGTCGGGTTTTGATTTTTTGCTTTGTCAGAAAAGTATTGATTATCAGGTGGTTTTTGTTACTGCCCATCAGGAGTATGCACTCAGTGCGTTTGATTTTTATGCTGTCGATTATCTGGTAAAACCTGTGAGTAGTCAAAAACTGATGCGGGCAGTGGAAAGGTTAAAAGAGAAAATCGGGTCCAGTCGAAATCTTGAAAACATAGGGCCCAGATTGGAAGGTATCAAGTCTCATCATTTGAGAAGTGGCCACATTGCAGTGCCTAACACCGAAGGATTTGAAATGATTGATCAGGAAGAAATCAATTATTTGCAGGCTTGGGGCAATTATACTACCATATATTTGACTAATCGTGAGATAGTTGTCTCCAAAAATCTCGGGGAATTTGAGAAAATTCTGGATGACTCGAAGTTTATCAGAATCCACAATTCAGCGGTTGTTCAGATAAAAAAAATCAAGAAATATATCAGAGGTGATGGAGGCCAGGTGGTTATGACCGATGGAAAAACTTTGTCGGTTTCCAGAATAAATAAACCCAAACTCTTAAGTCTTATTTTAGTCGACAATAATTCCATTCGTTGA
- a CDS encoding GntR family transcriptional regulator has protein sequence MRALKINEKDKMPKYKQIVNSVIDNIARGYLKTGDQLMSITEMSIEYLLSRDTVEKAYRELKKRGYIEAVHGKGFFVKSERDSKNRVLLIMNKMSSYKKIIYYAIINELGDDFVVDLQIHNYSVEAFDDILSRNLGKYNHYMVMPHFLEDKADFLPIMNRIPKYELILLDKFIPEFPDTPTIYQDFEKDIFEVFEKNLKKINKYKKLVLVFPEDGNYPEDIKNGFRAFCAYNNLPHKTYPTSSLALEDHSEETLYVVIEESDLADVIKFSRKNHLKLGKKTGVVSFNDTTLKEVLDITVITTDFEAMGTRAAQILKNKEQVIEKNPFYLIDRGSA, from the coding sequence TTGAGGGCATTGAAAATCAACGAAAAAGATAAGATGCCCAAATACAAGCAGATTGTCAATTCTGTGATTGATAATATCGCACGGGGTTATCTGAAAACCGGAGATCAACTGATGTCGATTACTGAAATGAGCATCGAATATCTGTTGTCAAGAGATACTGTTGAAAAAGCATATCGTGAACTTAAAAAACGAGGCTACATTGAAGCAGTTCACGGAAAAGGATTTTTTGTGAAGTCTGAAAGAGACAGCAAGAACAGGGTGTTGCTCATTATGAATAAAATGAGTTCTTATAAAAAAATCATATATTATGCAATAATTAATGAACTTGGGGATGATTTTGTGGTTGATTTGCAGATCCATAACTACTCTGTTGAAGCCTTTGACGATATTCTTTCCCGTAATCTTGGAAAGTATAATCATTATATGGTTATGCCCCATTTTTTAGAAGATAAAGCAGATTTTCTTCCGATAATGAACCGGATTCCCAAATATGAACTCATATTACTGGATAAATTTATACCCGAATTTCCAGATACACCTACTATTTATCAGGATTTTGAGAAGGATATTTTTGAAGTTTTCGAGAAAAATCTTAAAAAAATAAACAAGTACAAAAAATTGGTTTTAGTTTTTCCTGAAGATGGAAATTATCCTGAAGATATCAAGAATGGATTCAGGGCATTTTGTGCATATAATAACCTTCCACATAAAACATACCCAACCTCTTCATTAGCACTGGAAGACCATTCTGAAGAAACCCTGTATGTGGTAATTGAAGAAAGTGATTTGGCCGATGTGATTAAGTTTTCGAGAAAAAACCATTTGAAATTAGGCAAAAAAACAGGCGTAGTTTCTTTTAATGACACCACTCTCAAAGAGGTGCTCGACATCACGGTTATCACCACCGACTTTGAAGCCATGGGTACCCGTGCCGCTCAAATCCTGAAAAACAAAGAGCAGGTAATCGAGAAAAATCCCTTTTATTTAATTGACAGAGGGAGTGCCTAA
- a CDS encoding glycoside hydrolase family 88 protein, whose product MFQPYKMKKILFFLFLSLSLSAQNVFKASEIKSRLEKATKWQLENPKHEPTDWTNGAFYAGVFAAWEATQKQWIMDSLMNLGKKTSWQPGNRYDHADDITISQTYIDLYRQNKNEKLIKPTWDTLIKVQFWPGKEKANHGITWWWCDALFMGPPVFAKIAKETGDISLLKTNDELFKECYDLLYNKEEKLFARDASYLKDAQGNQKLEANGQKIFWSRGNGWVIGGLARLLAELPSDYPNRSFYETLFKEMAYRLKSLQQPDGLWRSSLLDPDAYPGGEASGSGFDIYAITWGVNHGLLPEKDFKNTIRNGWKALNTLVQENGKVGWVQPIGADPRRNFDKESWEVYGTGAYLLAGSEMLKYLKK is encoded by the coding sequence ATGTTTCAACCTTATAAAATGAAAAAAATCTTATTCTTTTTATTCCTAAGCCTCAGTCTTTCGGCTCAAAATGTCTTTAAAGCATCAGAAATAAAATCTCGTTTAGAAAAAGCCACCAAATGGCAACTGGAAAACCCAAAACATGAACCAACCGATTGGACAAACGGAGCGTTTTATGCCGGAGTATTTGCAGCATGGGAAGCCACTCAGAAACAATGGATTATGGATTCATTGATGAATTTAGGAAAAAAAACTTCCTGGCAACCCGGAAATAGATACGACCATGCCGATGATATTACAATTTCTCAGACCTATATAGATCTTTATCGTCAGAATAAAAACGAAAAATTGATAAAACCTACCTGGGATACCTTGATAAAAGTGCAGTTTTGGCCAGGTAAAGAAAAAGCCAATCATGGCATTACCTGGTGGTGGTGCGATGCCCTTTTTATGGGCCCTCCTGTTTTCGCTAAAATAGCCAAAGAAACAGGGGATATTTCTTTGCTGAAGACTAATGATGAGCTATTTAAGGAATGTTATGATTTACTCTACAATAAAGAAGAAAAACTTTTTGCCCGTGATGCTTCTTATTTGAAAGACGCTCAGGGAAATCAAAAACTCGAAGCCAACGGACAAAAAATATTCTGGAGCCGTGGCAATGGCTGGGTAATTGGGGGATTGGCCCGCTTGCTAGCTGAACTACCATCTGACTATCCTAACCGGTCATTTTATGAAACACTATTCAAAGAAATGGCTTACAGGTTAAAATCACTTCAACAACCCGACGGACTCTGGAGGTCAAGTTTGCTTGATCCGGATGCCTATCCCGGGGGAGAAGCTTCCGGTTCGGGATTTGACATCTATGCAATCACCTGGGGAGTAAACCACGGTCTTCTACCCGAAAAAGACTTTAAAAACACTATAAGAAATGGTTGGAAAGCGTTGAATACCCTTGTTCAAGAAAATGGTAAAGTGGGATGGGTGCAGCCTATCGGAGCTGACCCCAGACGTAATTTTGATAAAGAAAGTTGGGAAGTATATGGTACCGGTGCTTATTTATTGGCAGGCTCAGAGATGTTGAAATATTTGAAAAAGTAG
- the rhaM gene encoding L-rhamnose mutarotase, with amino-acid sequence MQKLAFKMKLFPGKEAEYKKRHDEIWPELVDLLHQNGISDYSIFLDEETLSLFGVLNIVDATSMNLLPESPIMKKWWAYMADIMESNPDNSPVSISLKDVFYMK; translated from the coding sequence ATGCAGAAACTGGCTTTTAAAATGAAACTTTTCCCTGGAAAAGAAGCGGAATATAAAAAACGCCATGATGAAATCTGGCCTGAATTAGTTGATTTGTTGCATCAAAATGGTATTTCTGATTATTCCATTTTCCTCGATGAAGAAACATTAAGCCTGTTTGGTGTTCTCAATATTGTTGATGCCACCTCCATGAACCTGCTACCTGAAAGCCCGATCATGAAAAAATGGTGGGCTTATATGGCTGATATCATGGAGAGTAATCCCGACAACTCACCAGTTAGTATTAGCCTGAAAGATGTGTTTTATATGAAATGA
- a CDS encoding glycoside hydrolase family 88 protein has product MKKNVVWIFILICSLDSFSQKLPEKNEVLANMRLANDYFMKIWPDPSQKIVLDKVRTSNLWTRGIYYEGLMDFYKIDPDKKYIDYAIAWGEGNKWATWFGVKSRHADSHCCGITYIDLYQMDTTQKQRLAEIKASIDLMLASDKVDDWSWIDALQMAMPVFAKLGVMYNDERYFEKMHQLYLHSKNIEGGGLYNAKDGLWYRDKGFVPPFNTPNGKQCHWSRGNGWVVAAMVKMLEILPKNAKHYKEYEEMYLTMMKSLLPLQRKDGFWNVSLSDPNDFGGPELSGTALFAYGMAWGINNGYLSKKTYIKPTLKAWDAMNKTSLHSDGMLGYVQSTGKEPKDGQPLSFEKKANFEDYGLGCYLLAGTQVYLLK; this is encoded by the coding sequence ATGAAAAAAAATGTTGTCTGGATTTTTATTTTGATTTGTAGTCTCGATTCTTTTTCGCAAAAACTCCCCGAAAAGAATGAGGTATTGGCCAATATGCGACTGGCCAATGATTATTTCATGAAAATATGGCCTGATCCATCACAAAAGATTGTTTTGGACAAAGTCAGAACCTCAAATCTCTGGACAAGAGGCATTTACTACGAAGGATTGATGGATTTCTACAAAATTGATCCTGACAAAAAATATATCGATTACGCAATTGCCTGGGGCGAAGGCAACAAATGGGCGACCTGGTTTGGAGTAAAAAGCCGACATGCCGACAGTCATTGTTGTGGCATAACCTATATAGATTTGTATCAAATGGACACCACCCAAAAGCAACGATTGGCAGAAATAAAAGCTTCAATAGACCTTATGTTGGCCTCCGACAAAGTGGACGACTGGTCATGGATTGATGCCTTACAGATGGCCATGCCGGTGTTTGCCAAGTTGGGGGTGATGTACAATGACGAACGCTATTTTGAGAAAATGCATCAATTGTATTTGCATTCAAAAAACATCGAAGGTGGTGGACTTTACAATGCAAAAGATGGCCTCTGGTATCGTGATAAAGGTTTTGTGCCGCCGTTTAACACCCCAAATGGAAAACAATGCCACTGGTCGCGTGGCAATGGATGGGTTGTAGCTGCTATGGTAAAAATGTTGGAGATTTTGCCCAAAAATGCCAAACACTACAAAGAATATGAAGAAATGTACCTCACAATGATGAAATCGCTTTTGCCACTTCAAAGAAAGGATGGTTTTTGGAATGTTTCACTCTCCGATCCCAATGATTTTGGAGGGCCCGAACTCTCCGGCACCGCACTTTTTGCTTACGGCATGGCTTGGGGAATAAATAACGGGTATTTGAGCAAAAAAACCTACATAAAACCAACTCTAAAAGCCTGGGATGCGATGAACAAAACCAGTCTGCATTCTGACGGCATGCTTGGGTATGTGCAATCCACCGGCAAAGAACCCAAAGATGGCCAACCTCTCAGCTTTGAAAAAAAAGCTAATTTTGAGGATTATGGACTAGGTTGTTATCTTTTGGCGGGAACGCAGGTTTATTTATTGAAGTGA
- a CDS encoding RNA polymerase sigma factor, producing the protein MTETELIAACKKNDRIAQRTLYDKYKRAMYTLAYRLTGNFDDADDVLQDAFIDIFRNLQNFRGESTIGAWIKTIVIRKAYKKIKGPVMPENIEDYQNVVITLSHEKIDAEYLEKAILSLPDGYRTVFLMLEIEGYTHKEVSEVLGITEGTSKSQLFYAKKRLREMLK; encoded by the coding sequence ATGACAGAAACAGAGCTCATAGCAGCTTGCAAGAAAAATGACAGGATTGCACAACGCACGCTTTACGACAAATACAAACGTGCCATGTACACACTTGCCTACAGGTTAACGGGGAATTTCGATGATGCTGACGATGTATTACAGGATGCTTTTATTGATATTTTCAGAAATCTGCAAAATTTCAGAGGAGAATCGACCATCGGGGCATGGATAAAAACCATTGTCATCAGAAAAGCCTATAAAAAAATAAAAGGGCCGGTGATGCCAGAGAATATTGAAGATTATCAAAATGTCGTAATTACTTTATCTCATGAGAAAATTGATGCCGAATATCTTGAAAAAGCCATTTTGAGTTTGCCCGATGGATACAGAACGGTCTTTCTTATGCTAGAGATTGAGGGATATACCCACAAAGAAGTAAGTGAAGTCCTGGGGATAACGGAAGGCACCTCAAAATCACAGCTATTTTATGCAAAAAAAAGATTGAGAGAAATGTTAAAATGA